A single genomic interval of Zingiber officinale cultivar Zhangliang chromosome 4A, Zo_v1.1, whole genome shotgun sequence harbors:
- the LOC121971361 gene encoding cytochrome P450 78A9-like — MDSVVESRSIVLLSIAAKCSDLTAIRAHLLPVAAAVAACWLAILLLHWACPGGPAWGRYYWRSHRRAFGAHHAIPGPRGLPVFGSMGLMSGLAHRKLAATAAAIPGARRLMAFSLGETRAVVTCDPDVARDILNSPAFADRPASESAYGLLFHRSIGFAPYGDYWRALRRISATHLFSPKQVAAFAGHRAAIADQMVRALGGRTASRRPIQVRSILKQAALNHVMWFVFGKQYDVEEDTKETRELRSLVEEGYDLLGKLNWSDHLPAIAGLDLQRVRARSSELVGRVERFVTRIIAEHRVARAEDSVDSPRDFVDVLLSLQEPENLSDADMVAILWEMIFRGTDTVAVTIEWVLARLVMDGEVQARLQAELDAAAAAAQAKMVVPYLEAVIKETLRVHPPGPLMSWARMAMEDVTVGGSIVPAGTTAMVNMWAIARDPAVWPNPLRFDPDRFVDGPAAEFSVMGSDLRLAPFGAGRRGCPGKGLAMATVELWVAALVQEFEWLPASAEGGVDQSEVLRLSCEMAAPLTVQLRHRRLPETQP; from the exons ATGGATTCCGTCGTAGAGAGTCGGTCGATTGTTTTGCTCTCCATCGCTGCCAAATGCAGCGATCTCACCGCCATCCGCGCCCACCTCCTCCCCGTTGCTGCTGCGGTGGCTGCCTGCTGGCTAGCCATTCTCCTCCTCCACTGGGCATGTCCCGGTGGCCCCGCCTGGGGGCGCTACTACTGGAGGAGCCACCGCCGGGCCTTCGGCGCGCACCACGCCATCCCCGGCCCGCGGGGGCTCCCTGTGTTCGGAAGCATGGGGCTCATGTCCGGCCTCGCGCACAGGAAGCTTGCTGCTACGGCCGCCGCCATACCCGGCGCCCGCCGCCTCATGGCGTTCAGCCTCGGCGAGACTCGGGCCGTCGTCACCTGCGACCCGGACGTCGCCAGGGATATCCTCAACAGCCCCGCCTTCGCCGATCGGCCGGCGAGTGAGTCCGCCTACGGCCtcctcttccaccgctccatcGGCTTCGCTCCTTACGGCGACTACTGGCGCGCCCTCCGCCGGATCTCCGCCACCCATCTCTTCTCTCCCAAGCAGGTGGCCGCCTTCGCCGGCCACCGCGCCGCGATCGCGGACCAAATGGTGCGCGCCCTCGGTGGCCGCACCGCCTCACGGCGCCCCATCCAGGTCCGAAGCATCCTCAAGCAGGCGGCGCTCAACCACGTGATGTGGTTCGTGTTCGGTAAGCAGTACGATGTGGAGGAGGACACGAAAGAGACGAGGGAGCTACGGAGCTTAGTGGAAGAAGGCTACGATCTCCTCGGCAAGCTTAACTGGTCCGATCACCTGCCGGCGATCGCCGGACTCGACCTGCAGCGAGTCCGCGCCCGCTCCTCCGAGCTCGTCGGTCGGGTCGAGCGGTTCGTCACCCGCATCATCGCGGAGCACCGCGTCGCGCGGGCCGAGGATTCAGTAGACTCGCCCAGGGATTTTGTCGACGTCCTGCTGTCCTTGCAGGAGCCCGAAAATTTATCCGACGCCGACATGGTCGCCATTCTGTGG GAGATGATATTCCGGGGTACCGACACCGTGGCGGTGACGATAGAGTGGGTGCTGGCGCGCCTGGTGATGGACGGGGAGGTGCAGGCGAGGCTGCAGGCAGAGCTGgatgcggcggcggcggcggctcaGGCGAAGATGGTGGTGCCGTACCTGGAGGCGGTCATCAAGGAGACGCTGCGGGTGCACCCGCCTGGCCCGCTGATGTCGTGGGCCCGGATGGCGATGGAAGACGTCACCGTCGGCGGCTCCATCGTGCCGGCGGGGACCACCGCGATGGTGAACATGTGGGCCATCGCGCGCGACCCGGCCGTGTGGCCGAACCCTCTCCGGTTCGACCCGGACCGCTTCGTGGACGGTCCGGCGGCTGAATTCTCAGTGATGGGGTCGGACCTTCGGTTGGCGCCGTTCGGGGCAGGGAGGCGGGGGTGTCCCGGGAAAGGTCTGGCCATGGCGACCGTGGAACTCTGGGTGGCAGCGCTGGTTCAAGAGTTCGAGTGGCTGCCGGCCTCGGCGGAAGGCGGCGTAGACCAGTCGGAGGTGCTGCGACTGTCCTGCGAGATGGCGGCACCTCTGACCGTACAGCTGCGGCACAGACGGTTGCCGGAGACTCAGCCTTGA